The Aspergillus nidulans FGSC A4 chromosome VIII genome contains the following window.
GTTTAGTGTCGTGGAACCGCATTCATTCGACACTATGCAGACAACGATGACTGAGACAGCTTGTGCAAGATTATACGAGAAAAATTTGCAACGACGATCAGTATACGGGCATTCAAGATTTACATGCAGAGCCAATTGCATGGTTGTTGCTGTGCATCTATTAATGGCAAAAGTCGTCTCACCCTTGCAACTTCTGCGAGTCCACGGAAAGTCAAGAGACGGTGCAGACTGCTATACCTACTTGGACCATCTTAACCAACATAAAAATCTGCAAAACCGGGACAAGGTCTACGAGCACAAGAGCAGATGACGGCTGGAGCCGTCATCCGCCCCGTGGGCCAGCTAGACCAAAACTGTCGATTCGACCGTCGATTCTGTGACTGGCACCTGAACTGGGCTGGGCATATGGGCGCAATACATGGCCAGGAGCGCTGGGCAAGgtggagagagagaggagacagGCTGGTTAACTGGGATTTGGGAGGTGTCTGGCGTTGGTGGCGGCTGCCCTTGAACCAATAGACTTATATACAGGTCTTCGGATAGAAATGGGATATTGAGTGCTTGTCAAGACAAGGTGTCGGGGAGCAGAGTGATGCTAGAAATGTTTTCTGATAGTAAAGGGTATCAGCAACCGATGTCTAGATTATAATGCCTGCCCTTTTTTGCCTTCTACTATACACCTCTTATGGATGTAAATGGCTTATGCGCGTACCTCTTCAGTCACGTTCAGGTCACTCTGCTCGATAAGTGTAGGTAACAAGGTGCATACTGATACAAGAGTATTCAATTGGCGTTCGAAAAAGCCACCTTCCTATAGTGCTCCGACTGTTCCCAACCATTGGACGTCAGAAAGCTCAGATCTAAGACTGCCATACCTCTATAAGGGCTACCTTTCATCTTCAGAGCTATCTTTTATGTTCGCTGTGTGCTCGCAAAGGAGCTTGGGACACGTTTTAGGTTGAATGAGTGACCGAAATACATGCAGCTGCCTGTGCGCCGAGTGCTCCCCAAAGGATACTGAGATCCTGGCACGGCAAGACTCCACGTCACGCGCACATACAACGACTGTAAGATAGATGATGTCAAAAGTTAGTGGTTGAGGTGAATCAAATGAGACTTGAGTAATTTGCTGCAATGAAGACGTCACGTGAACCAAGAAGCCCTGGTAAGCCTGATTGGTTGAGCAAGAACGACGTCGGTCTACATCGAGTGCATCTCGGTCGCAGGCGATGCAGAACTGAGTAAATAGTCCTTAAAATGATGACAGGATGGGATGATTGCATGGGGATTGAGATTCTGCGGTTGACAAGCTCGGTGCATGGCATTCTTCAGTCATGGTCTTTGAAAGAACCGGTCGAGGCCGCATCCAAAGCAGCAGAGTGCAAAATAGACTATAGAACGGCATGCCTTTGCAGCAGACAGACAGCTGTTCGGGTGACCGTCGATAGATCTTCCACTGCATGACCGGGGCAAGCGGGGAAGGAACTTGCTGCCTATGGGCGTTTATCACCAGAGCGCTTTGACGTCCACCAGATATTCCCGTCGAGGATTTCACTGGCTCGGTGTTTCAGGCAATGGCCTGGTATATAAAGTACGTCTTGGAGTGGCGGAATTTGGCCGGCTGAATGAGCCATGATTCACCTGTTGCCCCTGCTGAGATTCCGGCTCGCACAGCTTATTGATCCTGGCGATTGCGAGCTTCCGTCGAACGATCGGACCAGGCAAAAGATCCTactggaagagatggatgaggACTCTGTTACACGTGCGAGTAAGTGTAATAGGCTTCGGGTCACGCCAGCTGGCCAGTACTGGAAAGCAGGGACTTTTCCTGAGACCGTCCGTCGAGC
Protein-coding sequences here:
- a CDS encoding uncharacterized protein (transcript_id=CADANIAT00002505) encodes the protein MIHLLPLLRFRLAQLIDPGDCELPSNDRTRQKILLEEMDEDSVTRAIDPEYCSPKHPQLIRGQ